One genomic window of Paraburkholderia phytofirmans PsJN includes the following:
- a CDS encoding ABC transporter substrate-binding protein translates to MQQRRRIVTLAVAGVIATGFTSHAAIAGTPEAQKWVDSEFQPSTLSKQQQMDEMKWFIDTAATLKSAGVKEVHVVSETLDTHMYESKTLAKAFTEITGISVKHDIIQEGDVVEKLQTSMQSGQSIYDGWISDSDLIGTHYRYGVIMPLSDYMTGEGKKYTNPGLDIKDFIGTSFTTAPDKKLYQLPDQQFANLYWFRADWFARKDLQDKFKAKYGYELGVPVNWSAYEDIAEFFTNDVKNIDGEKVYGHMDYGKKDPSLGWRFTDAWLSMAGEADKGIPNGMPVDEWGVRVTPDGCHAVGASVSRGGGTNSPAAVFATTKYIDWLKKFAPPEASGMTFNEAGPVPAQGKIAQQIFWYSAFTASMLKPGNVTNADGTPKWRMAPSPHGPYWKDGMQNGYQDVGSWTFFKSTPPNQRAAAWLYAQFVTSKTVSLKKSITGLTFIRDSDIHSDYFTKNADKYGGLIEFYRSPARVAWTPTGNNVPDYPKMAQLWWKNVATAVAGEKTPQAAMDNLAKEMDQVLGRLQRAGMKVCAPELNPESSPDKWLSDQHAPWKKLANEKPKGETVKYDQLLTAWKQGKVR, encoded by the coding sequence ATGCAACAGAGGAGACGAATCGTCACGCTCGCCGTGGCAGGCGTCATCGCGACTGGCTTCACGAGCCACGCGGCGATCGCCGGCACGCCCGAAGCGCAGAAGTGGGTCGATAGCGAGTTTCAGCCCAGCACGCTATCGAAACAGCAGCAGATGGACGAGATGAAATGGTTCATCGATACCGCTGCGACGCTGAAATCGGCAGGCGTCAAAGAAGTGCACGTGGTATCCGAAACACTCGACACGCACATGTACGAATCGAAAACGCTGGCCAAGGCGTTCACCGAAATCACCGGCATTTCAGTCAAGCACGACATCATTCAGGAAGGCGACGTCGTCGAGAAACTGCAGACTTCGATGCAGTCCGGGCAGAGCATTTACGATGGCTGGATTTCCGACTCCGACCTGATCGGCACGCATTATCGCTATGGCGTGATCATGCCGCTGTCCGACTATATGACCGGCGAAGGCAAGAAATATACGAACCCGGGTCTCGACATCAAAGACTTCATCGGCACGAGTTTCACGACCGCGCCGGACAAGAAGCTCTATCAATTGCCCGACCAGCAGTTCGCAAATCTTTACTGGTTCCGCGCCGACTGGTTCGCGCGCAAGGACCTGCAGGACAAGTTCAAGGCGAAATACGGCTACGAGCTGGGCGTGCCGGTGAACTGGTCCGCGTATGAGGACATCGCCGAATTCTTCACGAACGACGTGAAGAATATCGACGGCGAAAAAGTCTATGGGCACATGGACTACGGCAAGAAAGACCCGTCGCTGGGATGGCGCTTTACCGATGCATGGCTCTCGATGGCGGGCGAAGCCGACAAGGGCATTCCGAACGGTATGCCGGTCGATGAGTGGGGCGTGCGCGTCACGCCGGACGGTTGCCATGCGGTGGGCGCGTCGGTCTCGCGCGGCGGCGGCACGAACAGTCCGGCCGCGGTGTTCGCGACCACCAAATACATCGACTGGCTGAAGAAGTTCGCACCGCCCGAAGCCTCGGGCATGACGTTCAACGAAGCGGGACCGGTGCCGGCGCAAGGCAAGATCGCCCAGCAGATCTTCTGGTACAGCGCGTTTACCGCGTCGATGCTGAAACCCGGCAACGTGACGAACGCGGACGGCACGCCGAAGTGGCGGATGGCGCCCTCGCCGCACGGTCCGTACTGGAAGGACGGCATGCAGAACGGCTATCAGGACGTCGGTTCGTGGACCTTCTTCAAGTCGACGCCGCCGAACCAGCGCGCTGCCGCGTGGTTATACGCGCAGTTCGTCACGTCCAAAACGGTCTCGCTGAAGAAGTCGATTACCGGTCTCACGTTCATCCGCGATTCCGACATTCATAGCGATTACTTCACGAAGAACGCGGACAAATACGGCGGCCTGATCGAGTTCTATCGAAGCCCGGCGCGTGTCGCGTGGACGCCGACCGGCAACAACGTGCCCGATTATCCGAAGATGGCGCAACTGTGGTGGAAGAACGTCGCGACGGCAGTGGCCGGCGAAAAGACACCGCAAGCCGCGATGGACAATCTGGCAAAGGAAATGGACCAGGTGTTGGGCCGTTTGCAGCGCGCGGGGATGAAGGTCTGCGCGCCGGAGCTGAATCCGGAAAGCTCTCCGGACAAATGGCTGTCGGATCAGCACGCACCGTGGAAGAAGCTGGCGAACGAGAAGCCGAAAGGCGAAACGGTCAAGTATGACCAGCTGCTGACTGCGTGGAAGCAGGGGAAGGTGCGGTAA
- a CDS encoding DUF2160 domain-containing protein encodes MLTWMYWTPEVAIFFGCVVVMLAGMTVWEIRSPTLERKGFLPIGTTRGDRLFIGLLIAAYINLAWVGISAEHASAWPGFAASMLVLLIVMWKG; translated from the coding sequence ATGCTCACGTGGATGTATTGGACACCGGAAGTGGCGATTTTCTTCGGCTGCGTCGTGGTGATGCTGGCGGGCATGACCGTGTGGGAAATCCGCTCGCCCACCCTCGAACGCAAAGGCTTCCTACCGATCGGCACCACGCGTGGCGACCGGCTCTTTATCGGATTGCTGATTGCCGCGTATATCAATCTCGCGTGGGTCGGCATCAGCGCGGAACATGCGAGCGCGTGGCCCGGTTTCGCGGCGTCGATGCTCGTGCTGCTGATCGTCATGTGGAAGGGATGA
- a CDS encoding carbohydrate ABC transporter permease — protein sequence MRSNRWMRVAVLTVYILFALIPLYWMLSISLRTNEETMSAFAIWPHHVTFDNYKVIFTDPSWYWGYINSIIYVLMNTVMSVLVALPAAYAFSRYRFLGDKHMFFWLLTNRMTPPAVFLLPFFQLYSSVGLMDTYIAVALAHMLFNVPLAVWILEGFMSGVPREIDETAYIDGYTFPAFFIKIFLPLIKSGVGVTAFFCFMFSWVELLLARTLTTVNAKPIAAVMTRTVSAAGMDWGVLSAAGVLTIVPGALVIYFVRNYIAKGFAMGRV from the coding sequence ATGCGCAGTAATCGCTGGATGCGCGTGGCCGTGCTGACGGTGTACATCCTGTTCGCGCTGATTCCGCTCTACTGGATGCTGTCGATCTCGCTGCGCACGAACGAGGAGACGATGTCGGCGTTCGCGATCTGGCCGCATCATGTGACCTTCGACAACTACAAGGTCATCTTCACCGACCCGTCCTGGTACTGGGGCTATATCAACTCGATCATCTACGTGCTGATGAACACGGTGATGTCGGTGCTGGTCGCGCTGCCTGCCGCGTACGCGTTCTCGCGCTATCGTTTTCTCGGCGACAAGCACATGTTCTTCTGGTTGCTCACCAACCGGATGACGCCGCCCGCCGTGTTCCTGCTGCCGTTCTTCCAGCTGTATTCGAGCGTCGGTTTGATGGACACGTATATTGCGGTCGCGCTCGCGCACATGCTGTTCAACGTGCCGCTCGCGGTGTGGATTCTCGAAGGTTTCATGTCGGGCGTGCCGCGTGAAATCGACGAAACCGCCTACATCGACGGCTATACGTTCCCGGCGTTCTTCATCAAGATTTTCCTGCCGCTGATCAAGTCGGGCGTAGGCGTGACTGCGTTCTTCTGCTTCATGTTCAGCTGGGTCGAACTCCTGCTCGCGCGCACGCTCACCACGGTCAACGCCAAGCCGATTGCCGCCGTGATGACGCGCACGGTATCGGCGGCGGGGATGGATTGGGGCGTGCTTTCGGCGGCAGGCGTGCTGACCATCGTGCCCGGCGCGCTCGTCATCTATTTCGTGCGGAACTACATCGCGAAGGGCTTTGCGATGGGGAGAGTCTGA
- a CDS encoding carbohydrate ABC transporter permease — protein MNKPVNQKAWLLVVPVFICVAFSAILPLMTVVNYSVQDIISPTQHVFVGTEWFRAIINDDDLRGALGRQIIFSACVLLFEIPLGVGLALAMPASGWRASASLVVLAMPLLIPWNVVGTIWQIFGRPDIGLLGYALNHAGVEYNYTASPAAAWITVLVMDIWHWTPLVALLCYAGLRAIPDAFYQAAEIDGASRFAVFRYIELPKMRGVLMIAVLLRFMDSFMIYTEPFVLTGGGPGDSTTFLSQYLTQKAVGQFDLGPAAAFSLIYFLIILLLCFILYNWMERVGKGGPASSGEDYAQ, from the coding sequence ATGAACAAGCCCGTCAACCAGAAGGCGTGGCTGCTGGTCGTGCCGGTGTTCATCTGCGTCGCGTTTTCCGCCATTTTGCCGCTCATGACGGTGGTCAATTATTCGGTGCAGGACATCATCAGCCCGACGCAGCATGTGTTCGTCGGTACCGAGTGGTTTCGCGCGATCATCAACGACGACGACTTGCGCGGCGCGCTCGGGCGGCAGATCATCTTCTCCGCATGCGTGCTGCTGTTCGAGATTCCACTCGGCGTCGGGCTTGCGCTCGCAATGCCGGCTTCCGGCTGGCGCGCATCGGCTTCGCTGGTCGTGCTGGCCATGCCGCTGCTGATTCCATGGAATGTGGTCGGCACGATCTGGCAGATTTTCGGACGGCCGGATATCGGCCTGCTCGGTTATGCACTCAATCACGCGGGCGTCGAATACAACTACACGGCCAGTCCCGCCGCCGCGTGGATCACGGTGCTCGTGATGGACATCTGGCATTGGACGCCGCTCGTCGCGCTGCTCTGCTATGCCGGCTTGCGCGCGATTCCCGACGCCTTCTATCAGGCCGCCGAAATCGACGGCGCGAGCCGCTTCGCCGTGTTCCGTTATATCGAGCTGCCGAAGATGCGCGGCGTGTTGATGATCGCCGTGCTGCTGCGCTTCATGGATAGCTTCATGATCTACACCGAGCCGTTCGTGCTGACGGGCGGCGGCCCGGGCGATTCGACCACGTTCCTGTCGCAGTACCTGACGCAGAAGGCGGTCGGCCAATTCGACCTCGGCCCGGCGGCGGCGTTTTCGCTGATCTACTTCCTGATCATCCTGTTGCTGTGTTTCATTCTGTACAACTGGATGGAGCGTGTTGGAAAAGGCGGCCCGGCAAGCAGCGGAGAAGACTATGCGCAGTAA
- a CDS encoding ABC transporter ATP-binding protein, translating to MARIEFQNLAHAYAPNPATLDDYALQPMSMVWEDGGAYALLGPSGCGKSTLLNIVSGLVTPSEGKVLFDGSDITAKSPRERNIAQVFQFPVIYDTMSVFDNLAFPLRNRKMSAHDVKQRVHEVAEILDMTRELPRKANNLSADAKQKISLGRGLVRKDVAAILFDEPLTVIDPHMKWILRRQLKKIHQQLKLTLIYVTHDQVEALTFADEVVVMTNGRVVQKGDPGALFLRPDHAFVGYFIGSPGMNLCPIELNADGIKIGTQHLQLDPPTLETLRHANGTLTLGIRPEFVRVASDGEAGAVKAHLLRVQQLGNYQLVTAQCDGHVFRAKVEPHLRVGEGAVWLKLATAETVFFSNDERITR from the coding sequence ATGGCGCGCATTGAGTTCCAGAATCTCGCGCACGCATACGCACCCAACCCCGCCACGCTCGACGACTACGCGTTGCAACCGATGAGCATGGTCTGGGAAGACGGCGGCGCGTATGCATTGCTCGGGCCGTCCGGTTGCGGCAAGTCCACGTTGCTCAACATTGTGTCCGGCCTCGTGACGCCCTCGGAAGGCAAGGTGCTGTTCGACGGCAGCGACATCACGGCGAAAAGCCCGCGCGAACGCAACATTGCGCAAGTGTTCCAGTTCCCTGTGATCTACGACACGATGAGCGTGTTCGACAATCTCGCGTTCCCGCTGCGCAACCGCAAAATGTCGGCGCATGACGTGAAACAGCGCGTTCACGAAGTGGCCGAGATTCTCGACATGACGCGTGAATTGCCGCGTAAGGCGAACAATCTCTCGGCGGATGCGAAGCAGAAAATCTCGCTTGGGCGCGGGCTCGTGCGCAAGGACGTCGCCGCGATCCTGTTCGATGAACCGTTGACCGTTATCGATCCGCATATGAAGTGGATCCTGCGCCGCCAGTTGAAGAAGATTCATCAGCAACTGAAACTCACGCTGATCTACGTGACGCACGATCAGGTCGAGGCGCTAACCTTCGCGGATGAAGTCGTCGTCATGACGAACGGACGCGTCGTGCAGAAAGGCGATCCGGGCGCGCTGTTTTTGCGGCCTGATCATGCGTTCGTCGGCTATTTCATCGGCAGCCCGGGCATGAATCTCTGCCCGATCGAACTGAATGCCGACGGCATCAAGATCGGCACGCAGCATTTACAACTCGACCCGCCTACGCTCGAAACCCTGAGGCACGCCAACGGTACGCTGACGCTCGGCATTCGCCCGGAATTCGTGCGCGTGGCGAGCGACGGTGAAGCCGGCGCAGTGAAAGCGCACCTGCTGCGTGTGCAGCAACTCGGCAATTACCAACTCGTCACTGCGCAATGCGACGGCCACGTCTTCAGGGCAAAAGTCGAACCGCATCTGCGGGTCGGCGAAGGGGCGGTCTGGTTGAAGCTCGCCACGGCGGAAACCGTGTTCTTCAGCAACGACGAAAGGATCACGCGATGA
- a CDS encoding ABC transporter ATP-binding protein — translation MVLELERVTVVSGAQTHLYGVDLRLVPGAINVLLGPTQAGKTTLMRVMAGLDRPASGRVLADGNDVTGVSVRQRNLAMVYQQFINYPAMTVFDNIASPLNLQKTPADEVKRRVHEVAAKLHIDHLLQRRPGELSGGQQQRCALARALVKRSSLVLLDEPLVNLDYKLREELRVELATLFADGKTTVVYATTEPLEALLLGGYTAIVDKGCVLQHGPTLDVYNAPANIDVAAVFNDPPMNMLASDLTADGTARLPIGIDVPLGRASARAVRENETFRIGVRPGHLRLAPRTPRSVAVPCRLELAELSGSETYLHLHTRQGGIDLVAQLQGVHQIDLGTELDVYIDPDELFVFGADTTLVSGPEAAHGAH, via the coding sequence TTGGTCTTGGAACTGGAGCGGGTGACGGTCGTTTCGGGCGCTCAGACGCACCTGTACGGCGTCGATCTGCGGCTTGTCCCCGGGGCGATCAACGTGCTGCTCGGACCGACGCAAGCCGGTAAGACCACGCTGATGCGCGTGATGGCCGGGCTCGACCGCCCGGCTTCCGGCCGCGTGCTTGCCGACGGCAACGACGTGACCGGCGTCAGCGTCAGGCAGCGCAACCTCGCGATGGTCTACCAGCAGTTCATCAACTATCCGGCCATGACGGTGTTCGACAACATCGCGTCGCCGCTGAATCTGCAAAAGACGCCCGCCGACGAAGTCAAACGGCGCGTTCACGAAGTCGCCGCCAAACTCCACATCGATCACCTGTTGCAACGGCGCCCGGGCGAACTGTCAGGCGGCCAGCAGCAGCGTTGCGCGCTGGCGCGGGCGCTGGTCAAGCGCTCGTCGCTGGTGTTGCTGGACGAACCGCTCGTCAATCTCGACTACAAGCTGCGCGAGGAATTGCGCGTCGAACTGGCCACGCTGTTCGCGGACGGCAAAACCACCGTCGTCTACGCGACGACCGAGCCGCTCGAAGCGCTGCTGCTCGGCGGCTATACGGCGATCGTCGACAAGGGGTGCGTGCTGCAACACGGCCCGACGCTCGATGTGTACAACGCGCCCGCCAATATCGACGTCGCGGCCGTCTTCAACGATCCGCCGATGAACATGCTCGCCAGCGATCTCACCGCCGACGGCACCGCGCGCCTGCCGATCGGCATCGACGTGCCGCTCGGGCGAGCCAGCGCGCGGGCCGTTCGCGAGAACGAAACGTTCCGCATCGGCGTGCGCCCCGGCCATCTGCGACTGGCGCCGCGGACACCGCGCTCCGTCGCCGTGCCGTGCCGGCTCGAACTGGCCGAATTGAGCGGCTCCGAAACCTATCTGCATCTGCACACGCGGCAAGGCGGCATCGACTTGGTGGCGCAACTGCAAGGCGTGCATCAGATCGATCTCGGTACGGAACTCGACGTGTACATCGACCCCGACGAACTGTTCGTGTTCGGCGCGGACACGACGCTGGTGTCTGGCCCGGAGGCCGCTCATGGCGCGCATTGA
- a CDS encoding S9 family peptidase — protein sequence MSAVNDKEAADRTVKLYSVRDFFRRPEKHQFTISPDGRHLSFLTRHAGRQNIFVQEVGPDGSPLGDARALTNETERDVPGHAWKGNDRILFVKDFGGDENYHVLSVPIHGGEPVDLTPFEGVKASIVDDLRDDDRHILIQMNRRDPQVFDVFRVDVVTGAFTPIAENPGNIMGWMTDHAGSLRVATASDGVNTTLLYRDTETEPFHPILTTNFRETVSPLFFTFDDRRLYVLSNRGRDKTAIFEFDPQTAQEGELLFETEHVDVGGMTFSNHRRVLTAAWYVDDRLHRHFFDEWARSIHEDLARQLPGQEIAITSITRDESRAIVHASSDLSPGSIWTYDIASRHLSRLTELMPWLDPADMAHMEPIHFAARDGLRINGYLTLPAGIELGQKLERPLPLIVNPHGGPWARDSWGFNPEAQLLANRGYAVLQLNFRGSTGYGRAFWEASFGQWGKSMQDDIDDGIDWLVGQGLADPARVGIYGASYGGYAVLAGVAFTPTRYAAAVDYVGVSNLFTLLESLPPYWKPMLDMMYEMIGNPQTEAGKQALHDASPLFFVDRIVTPLFVAQGANDPRVKQAESDQIVSALRERGIDVKYMLKDNEGHGFHNEENQFEFYEAMEAFLAQHLGGRSGA from the coding sequence ATGAGTGCTGTCAACGATAAGGAAGCCGCTGACCGGACCGTCAAGCTCTACTCGGTGCGCGACTTTTTCCGCAGACCCGAGAAACACCAGTTCACGATTTCGCCGGATGGCCGGCATCTCTCGTTCTTGACCCGGCACGCCGGCCGCCAGAACATCTTCGTTCAGGAAGTCGGCCCCGATGGCTCGCCGCTTGGAGATGCGCGGGCGCTGACCAACGAAACCGAACGCGATGTACCCGGCCACGCCTGGAAAGGCAACGACCGCATTCTGTTCGTCAAGGACTTTGGCGGCGACGAAAACTATCACGTGTTGTCCGTGCCGATCCACGGTGGCGAACCGGTCGACCTGACGCCGTTCGAAGGCGTCAAGGCGAGTATCGTCGACGATCTCCGGGACGATGACCGCCATATCCTGATTCAGATGAACCGGCGCGACCCGCAGGTGTTCGACGTGTTTCGCGTCGACGTGGTCACGGGCGCGTTCACCCCGATCGCCGAAAACCCCGGCAACATCATGGGCTGGATGACCGACCACGCCGGCAGCCTGCGCGTCGCCACGGCCTCGGACGGCGTCAACACCACCCTGCTCTATCGCGATACCGAAACCGAACCGTTCCACCCGATCCTGACGACCAACTTTCGCGAAACGGTGTCGCCGCTATTTTTCACCTTCGACGATCGGCGCCTGTACGTGCTCTCCAATCGAGGCCGGGACAAGACGGCCATCTTCGAGTTCGACCCGCAGACCGCGCAGGAGGGCGAGCTGCTGTTCGAAACCGAACACGTGGACGTGGGCGGCATGACTTTTTCGAATCACCGGCGCGTGTTGACTGCCGCGTGGTATGTGGATGACCGCCTACATCGGCATTTCTTCGACGAGTGGGCGCGCTCGATCCACGAGGATCTGGCGCGTCAGTTGCCCGGCCAAGAAATCGCGATCACGAGCATCACACGCGACGAATCGCGCGCGATCGTGCACGCTTCGAGCGACCTGTCGCCGGGCTCGATCTGGACATACGATATCGCCAGCCGTCATCTGTCCAGGCTCACTGAGCTGATGCCCTGGCTCGACCCCGCCGACATGGCGCACATGGAACCGATCCACTTCGCCGCGCGCGATGGGCTGCGGATCAACGGCTATTTGACGTTGCCCGCGGGCATTGAACTCGGGCAAAAGCTGGAGCGCCCGCTTCCGCTGATCGTCAATCCGCACGGAGGACCATGGGCGCGCGATTCTTGGGGCTTCAACCCTGAAGCGCAATTGCTCGCTAATCGTGGGTATGCCGTCTTGCAGTTGAACTTCCGCGGATCGACGGGCTATGGACGCGCGTTCTGGGAAGCAAGCTTCGGTCAATGGGGCAAGTCGATGCAGGACGACATCGACGACGGTATCGACTGGCTCGTCGGGCAAGGTCTGGCCGACCCCGCACGCGTGGGCATCTACGGCGCGAGCTACGGAGGCTATGCGGTGCTCGCCGGCGTAGCGTTCACACCCACGCGCTATGCGGCTGCGGTGGATTATGTCGGCGTCTCCAACCTGTTCACGTTGCTCGAATCGTTGCCGCCGTATTGGAAGCCGATGCTCGACATGATGTACGAGATGATCGGCAACCCGCAAACCGAAGCGGGCAAGCAGGCGCTGCACGACGCGTCTCCGCTATTTTTCGTGGATCGGATCGTGACGCCGCTATTCGTCGCGCAGGGCGCGAACGACCCGCGAGTCAAGCAAGCCGAAAGCGACCAGATCGTGAGCGCGCTGCGCGAGCGTGGGATCGACGTCAAGTACATGCTCAAAGACAACGAAGGGCACGGCTTCCACAACGAAGAAAACCAGTTCGAGTTCTACGAAGCCATGGAAGCCTTTCTTGCGCAACATCTGGGCGGCCGTTCGGGAGCGTAG
- a CDS encoding alpha/beta fold hydrolase — MHELRLETLQVGALRMRVASQGSGPLVLLCHGFPESWYSWRHQLAALAAAGFRAVAPDMRGYGGTDAPPDADSYTMLHLVGDMVELVNVLGESKAVIVGHDWGAPVAWNSAMLRPDLFRAVVGMSVPFHPPAREDLLGALDRQGIRTFYMQYFQTPGVAEREFEADPEATIRRITFSMSGDGPERVVAGILVPGASFLDSTVDPETLPGWLTSEEIAYVAGEFARTGFRGGLNWYRAIRRSSELMAAWRGAVIRQPSMFVAGARDDVLKFPGSQARLENLTRVLPGLRGCHILDGAGHWIQRERSAEVNDLLVAFLRGL; from the coding sequence TTGCACGAACTTCGCCTCGAAACACTGCAGGTGGGCGCGCTGCGCATGCGTGTGGCCAGCCAGGGCAGCGGTCCGCTAGTGCTGCTATGCCATGGCTTTCCGGAGTCCTGGTACTCCTGGCGACATCAATTGGCGGCGCTCGCCGCTGCGGGCTTCCGCGCCGTCGCACCCGATATGCGCGGCTACGGCGGCACCGATGCGCCGCCTGACGCGGACTCGTACACGATGTTGCATCTTGTCGGCGACATGGTCGAACTCGTCAACGTGCTCGGTGAAAGCAAGGCCGTGATCGTCGGCCACGATTGGGGCGCGCCGGTCGCCTGGAATTCGGCGATGTTGCGGCCGGATCTGTTCCGTGCCGTTGTCGGCATGAGCGTGCCGTTTCATCCGCCCGCACGGGAAGATTTGCTTGGCGCACTGGATCGCCAGGGAATACGAACGTTCTATATGCAGTACTTCCAGACGCCCGGCGTAGCCGAGCGTGAGTTCGAGGCCGACCCGGAAGCTACGATTCGACGCATCACCTTCAGTATGTCAGGCGATGGACCCGAGCGCGTCGTGGCGGGAATATTAGTGCCCGGCGCAAGTTTTCTCGATAGCACAGTCGACCCCGAGACGCTGCCCGGCTGGCTCACCAGCGAAGAGATCGCTTATGTCGCGGGCGAGTTCGCGCGCACGGGCTTCAGAGGCGGCCTCAACTGGTACCGCGCTATTCGACGCTCGTCGGAACTCATGGCCGCATGGCGAGGAGCCGTGATCCGTCAGCCTTCGATGTTCGTAGCCGGCGCGAGAGACGATGTTCTCAAGTTTCCGGGTTCGCAGGCGCGTCTCGAGAACCTGACACGCGTGCTGCCCGGATTGCGCGGCTGCCATATTCTCGATGGCGCGGGGCATTGGATTCAGCGGGAACGTTCAGCCGAAGTCAACGACTTGCTAGTGGCGTTCTTGAGGGGACTTTAA
- a CDS encoding glutathione S-transferase C-terminal domain-containing protein: protein MMTLYSYPDLFGVADNNPFGLKVFAFMRLCGMEFEHRHILDTSLAPRGQLPYLVDGEETIGDSDGIIAHLKHRYDLRIDHALSPGQLNLDFLVRRTLDDLYWPMSFSRWRDDRFWPSFRDAILATHEDVSASDLEAAREYNRLRYHYQGIGRYEPEQVYARGIDDLRVVADLLGNDGFVFGPEPATVDAAIYGFVANIYFYRIDTPLKQYVLSRPALVRHCEAIHERINNEVRVSP from the coding sequence ATGATGACGCTTTATTCCTATCCCGACCTGTTCGGCGTCGCCGACAACAATCCCTTCGGTCTCAAGGTATTCGCGTTCATGCGTCTGTGCGGGATGGAGTTCGAGCATCGGCACATCCTCGACACGAGCCTTGCGCCGCGCGGACAGTTGCCGTATCTGGTCGATGGCGAAGAAACGATCGGCGATAGCGATGGGATCATCGCTCATTTAAAGCACCGGTACGACCTGCGCATCGACCACGCGCTTTCGCCGGGACAGTTGAATCTCGACTTCCTGGTTCGAAGAACGCTCGACGACCTGTACTGGCCGATGAGCTTTTCACGCTGGCGCGACGACCGCTTCTGGCCGTCTTTCCGCGACGCCATTCTCGCCACACACGAAGACGTGAGTGCGAGCGATCTGGAAGCCGCGCGTGAATACAACCGGCTGCGCTATCACTATCAAGGCATTGGCCGCTATGAGCCGGAGCAGGTCTATGCGAGAGGTATCGACGATCTGCGTGTCGTGGCGGATCTGCTTGGCAACGACGGATTCGTTTTCGGCCCCGAGCCGGCAACCGTCGACGCGGCGATCTATGGCTTTGTCGCCAACATCTACTTCTACCGGATCGACACGCCGTTGAAGCAGTACGTGCTCTCGCGTCCGGCACTAGTTCGCCATTGCGAGGCCATTCACGAGCGGATCAACAACGAGGTACGCGTATCCCCTTGA
- a CDS encoding SGNH/GDSL hydrolase family protein encodes MPRRNDTVRAAIFAVAVSLLTACGGHGGDSNSGSPAATPAGGINLQIVSFGDSLSDVGTYAPLASAVGGGRFTTNPGQVWTQDVAQYYGDTLKAAYTIDITHKLTAQGGLGYAEGGATVATPANQSDFLTSVIGNIEMPVNQQVSSYLSAHGSFNSNQLVLVWAGANDVLRAGQLPAAAPTVQTAASTLAQVVGQIVQNGGAHVVVVNVPNVGLSPTGLASSDGGANLTQLSQLFNDTLNTGLQTAGVQAKVIQVDAYTWLNGIIANFQANGFAVSNTGQACDPKKTPDNTALLCSPPTYVTSNADQTYMFADDLHPTTHLHSLFAQFVEQQLARSGLGH; translated from the coding sequence ATGCCAAGAAGAAATGACACGGTACGCGCTGCAATTTTTGCAGTGGCGGTCTCACTGCTTACGGCATGCGGTGGGCACGGAGGCGACTCGAATAGCGGCAGCCCAGCTGCGACACCGGCAGGCGGCATCAATCTGCAAATCGTCTCGTTCGGCGACAGCCTTTCCGACGTCGGAACCTACGCGCCGCTCGCAAGCGCGGTCGGCGGCGGCCGTTTTACGACTAATCCCGGGCAGGTGTGGACTCAGGACGTCGCGCAGTACTACGGCGACACGCTAAAGGCTGCGTACACGATCGATATCACGCACAAGCTTACTGCGCAAGGCGGCCTCGGTTATGCGGAAGGCGGTGCTACTGTAGCGACGCCGGCCAACCAATCGGACTTTCTGACCTCGGTGATCGGCAACATCGAGATGCCGGTCAATCAGCAGGTGTCCAGCTATCTTTCGGCGCACGGCAGTTTCAATTCCAATCAACTGGTGCTCGTCTGGGCCGGCGCGAACGACGTGCTTCGCGCCGGGCAGTTGCCTGCTGCGGCGCCGACCGTGCAGACGGCGGCCAGCACGCTGGCTCAGGTCGTCGGGCAGATCGTCCAGAACGGCGGCGCGCACGTCGTGGTGGTCAATGTTCCGAATGTCGGGCTCTCGCCAACCGGTCTTGCCTCGTCCGATGGCGGCGCAAACTTGACCCAGTTATCGCAATTGTTCAACGACACTCTGAACACCGGGTTGCAAACCGCGGGTGTGCAAGCGAAAGTCATCCAGGTCGATGCCTATACGTGGTTGAACGGGATCATCGCTAACTTTCAGGCCAATGGCTTTGCCGTGTCGAACACGGGCCAGGCCTGCGACCCGAAGAAAACGCCGGATAACACGGCCTTGCTGTGTTCGCCTCCAACCTACGTGACCAGCAACGCGGACCAGACGTACATGTTCGCCGACGACCTTCATCCGACGACGCATCTGCATTCGCTGTTTGCCCAGTTCGTTGAACAGCAACTTGCCAGGAGCGGCTTGGGTCACTGA